A section of the Rhipicephalus sanguineus isolate Rsan-2018 chromosome 11, BIME_Rsan_1.4, whole genome shotgun sequence genome encodes:
- the LOC119374987 gene encoding beta-1,3-galactosyltransferase 4 — MLSRRDLWKAVIVTKANPIVADGKSVFLVIMIASAPSNTRRRNAIRSTWGRPSTEQSRRFSQGKSTTTVLPVFLVGECEHPSQARLIRKEAQEYGDMLVGTYLDSYRNLTLKTVHGFLWVADHIRPSFVLKTDDDCFVNVDILLDVLAETVVFQSEPVVTGVVRKNSASAVPSGDVDIREQVVTPPSRVKSATRLPSPLYVGNVRWNNQVVRNPRNRWFVSEKDYARSQYPPYGSGAGYVLDARALDVLTRNVRRVRPFANEDAYVGTVLSEAGVRPVQSYRFVSQPSGLWTCNFLYVVVVHGVSPEDHDKFLAKVRTARGECRDVERDIGWD; from the coding sequence TGACTTGTGGAAAGCCGTCATCGTCACCAAGGCAAATCCCATCGTGGCAGATGGGAAAAGCGTCTTTCTGGTCATCATGATCGCTTCTGCACCTTCGAATACGCGTCGGCGCAACGCCATCAGGTCGACCTGGGGTAGACCTTCTACAGAGCAGTCCAGGAGGTTCTCCCAAGGCAAGTCCACGACGACCGTCCTGCCCGTGTTCCTTGTGGGCGAATGCGAACACCCTTCTCAGGCGCGTCTGATACGCAAGGAGGCCCAGGAATACGGCGACATGCTGGTAGGCACCTACTTGGACAGCTACCGAAACCTGACGCTCAAGACGGTCCACGGCTTCCTGTGGGTCGCCGATCACATCAGGCCCAGCTTCGTCCTCAAGACGGACGACGACTGCTTCGTCAACGTTGACATCCTACTCGACGTCTTGGCCGAGACTGTGGTCTTCCAGTCGGAACCCGTGGTGACAGGCGTCGTGAGGAAGAATTCGGCGAGCGCGGTGCCTTCGGGTGACGTAGACATCAGAGAGCAGGTGGTGACGCCTCCGAGTCGCGTGAAGAGTGCCACCAGGTTACCGTCACCTCTGTACGTCGGCAACGTCAGGTGGAACAACCAGGTCGTCAGGAACCCCAGGAACCGATGGTTCGTCTCCGAGAAGGACTACGCCAGGAGTCAGTACCCTCCGTACGGAAGCGGAGCCGGCTACGTCCTGGACGCCCGCGCCCTAGACGTCCTCACCAGGAACGTGCGTCGAGTCAGACCCTTCGCGAACGAGGACGCCTACGTCGGGACGGTGCTCAGCGAGGCTGGAGTGAGACCGGTGCAGAGCTACCGGTTCGTGTCCCAGCCGTCAGGTCTGTGGACGTGTAACTTCCTCTACGTCGTGGTCGTGCACGGAGTGTCTCCTGAGGATCACGATAAGTTCCTCGCGAAGGTACGGACTGCGAGGGGGGAGTGTCGCGATGTGGAGCGTGACATCGGTTGGGACTGA
- the LOC119374645 gene encoding arginase, hepatic, translated as MGQVASRSIVKDAARTVRAARIGNQRSPAASYSTIAQREIGVLGIPLHQGQRKLGVEEAPKFLRDAGLLDQLRGLGHLVKDFGDVRVEGEPNVTDCNAIESDVVGKTSKNVRDAVAEVLRSGRVLLNLGGDHTMAIGTVNGHAQATHSDLAVIWVDAHADINTPTSSESGNIHGMAVAFLLHEMAPYIVKPKGFEWIQPCVHKENFAFIGLRDVDNYERHFLDQLGITVYDMADVDRHGIRNVVQRILNKINPTGTKSLHVSYDIDSLDKLVAPSTGTPVMGGLTLREGLIIAEEVSNSGQLRVLDLAEVNLRLGSKQDAENTLDCSLKVVDAFFGSQRRGNLPLHLDKNIVDPHHVS; from the exons ATGGGACAAGTTGCGTCGCGCAGCATTGTCAAAGACGCGGCTCGCACCGTCCGTGCCGCGAGGATCGGCAACCAGAGATCGCCTGCTGCCTCGTATTCGACCATCGCTCAACGGGAGATCGGCGTTCTCGGAATTCCGCTTCATCAGGGTCAG CGAAAGCTTGGAGTCGAAGAGGCACCGAAGTTCCTGCGTGACGCTGGACTGCTGGACCAGCTCAGAGGTTTAG GTCATCTTGTCAAGGATTTCGGCGATGTTCGAGTGGAAGGTGAGCCAAACGTCACCGACTGCAACGCTATCGAGTCGGACGTCGTGGGAAAAACCAGCAAGAAC GTCCGCGACGCCGTGGCCGAGGTACTTCGCTCGGGTCGCGTACTGCTCAACCTGGGCGGCGACCACACCATGGCCATAGGCACGGTCAACGGCCACGCGCAGGCCACGCACTCGGACCTCGCCGTCATCTGGGTGGACGCGCACGCCGACATCAACACGCCCACTTCCTCCGAATCAG GCAACATCCATGGCATGGCCGTCGCATTCCTGTTGCACGAGATGGCACCGTACATCGTGAAACCCAAAGGGTTCGAGTGGATACAGCCATG CGTCCACAAGGAGAACTTTGCGTTCATAGGTCTGAGGGATGTGGATAACTATGAACG GCACTTCCTGGACCAGCTCGGTATAACTGTCTACGACATGGCTGACGTAGACCGGCACGGGATCAGAAACGTCGTCCAGAGAATACTCAACAAGATCAACCCTAC AGGGACGAAGTCCCTGCACGTCAGCTACGACATCGACTCCCTCGACAAGTTGGTGGCGCCCAGCACGGGAACACCTG TCATGGGAGGTCTCACACTTCGAGAAGGATTAATCATCGCGGAAGAAGTCAGCAACTCGG GTCAGCTGAGGGTTCTGGACCTGGCCGAAGTGAACCTGAGGCTGGGCAGCAAGCAGGACGCCGAGAACACCCTGGACTGCAGCCTCAAGGTGGTCGACGCGTTCTTTGGCAGTCAGCGCCGCGGAAACCTGCCGCTTCATCTCGACAAGAATATTGTCGACCCGCACCACGTATCCTAG